Proteins from a single region of Syngnathus typhle isolate RoL2023-S1 ecotype Sweden linkage group LG10, RoL_Styp_1.0, whole genome shotgun sequence:
- the LOC133160453 gene encoding sodium bicarbonate cotransporter 3-like isoform X3, with translation MSQDASEQMRPLLTSAEEAVLDRGNTSSTLFTNFEAEELESHRELYVGIHVPLGRRRHRHRGHRHERRRQVRPHEDVCESPSYDTPSQRVQFILGTEDDDEEHVPHQLFTELDELALRNGEVVEWKETARWLKFEEDVEDGGERWSKPYVATLSLHSLFELRSCIMNGAVILDMRANGIEEIADMVIDTMLASGQLEDHVQDKVREAILKRHHHQNEKRLSKRIPLVRSLADIGKKYSDPHLLEHNAGLLASPQSAPGNLNAAEGVGGDFNPGSRENSAVDFSKVDMNFMRKIPADAEASNVLVGEVDFLEKPIIAFVRLSPAVLLSGLTQVPVPTRFLFLLLGPFGKGPKYHEVGRSMATLMTDEIFHNVAYKAKDRKDLLAGLDEFLDQVTVLPPGEWDPSIRIQPPKNIPSQEKRKTPCASNGSVRTIIKEAEHDVGPELQRTGRLFGGLVADVKRKAPFLLSDLTDGLRLQCLASVLFLYCACMSPVITFGGLLGEATQGNISAIESLFGASLTGVTYSVFAGQPLTILGSTGPVLVFEKILFKFCCDYGLSYLSLRTSIGLWTALLCLLLVATDASSLVCYITRFTEEAFAALICFIFIYEALEKLLHLGHIYPVNTANHLDNLTFYACECSQPANASTETHQIWRNRGYNSSASIPWEQLSVKRCQSLRGEFTGSACARDRPFVPDVLFWSVILFFTTFLLSTFLKDFKNKRFFPTKVRSTISDFAVFLTIMLMVLMDYLVGIPSPKLSVPDRFQPTSDNRGWLISPLGPNPWWTLLAAAIPALLCTILIFMDQQITAVIVNRKENKLTKGCGYHLDLLVVSLMIAVCSIMGLPWFVAATVLSITHVNSLKLESTCAAPGEQPKFLGVREQRVTGLMIFLLMGCSVFMTSVLKFIPMPVLYGVFLYMGVSSLKDIQLFDRIQLFAMAAKHQPDLIYLRYVPLRKVHAFTAVQLSCLIALWLIKTSAAAVVFPVMVLALVFIRKLLDFGFSKRELTWLDDLIPESKKKDDDKKKKRGKEETDLQGAVDNSAFDDDAIVVKIPAKSVKPWSDPSEVNISREMDKSGFCKSRSMTADASKALKPISRVSVASEEDQRLADDETAL, from the exons ATGTCACAAGACGCCAGCGAGCAGATGAGACCGCTGCTAACATCG GCGGAGGAAGCAGTGCTGGACCGAGGGAACACAAGCTCCACCCTTTTCACCAACTTTGAGGCGGAGGAGCTGGAGA GTCACAGGGAGCTGTACGTCGGCATTCACGTCCCTTTGGGCCGACGGCGCCACCGCCACCGGGGACACCGACACGAGCGGCGGAGGCAGGTTCGCCCGCATGAAGATGTTTGCGAGTCGCCTTCTTACG ACACACCGTCACAGCGGGTACAGTTCATCCTAGGCAcggaggacgacgacgaggaaCATGTCCCGCATCAACTCTTCACCGAGCTGGACGAGCTTGCTCTCAGGAACGGAGAAGTCGTGGAGTGGAAGGAGACGGCAAG gTGGTTGAAGTTTGAGGAGGATGTGGAGGACGGCGGCGAGCGTTGGAGTAAACCTTACGTGGCCACCCTGTCCCTGCACAGCCTGTTTGAGTTGCGCTCGTGTATCATGAACGGCGCCGTGATACTCGACATGCGCGCCAACGGGATTGAGGAGATCGCAG ACATGGTGATTGACACCATGCTGGCGTCCGGTCAGCTGGAAGATCACGTCCAAGACAAGGTGAGGGAAGCCATTTTAAAGCGCCACCACCATCAGAACGAGAAGAGGCTGAGCAAGCGCATCCCGCTGGTGCGATCCCTCGCTGACATAGGCAAGAAATATTCGGACCCTCATCTGCTGGAACACAACG CAGGTCTTCTAGCGTCCCCTCAGTCGGCTCCTGGGAACCTGAACGCCGCCGAGGGGGTGGGAGGTGACTTCAACCCCGGTAGTCGTGAAAACAGCGCGGTGGACTTCAGCAAG GTGGACATGAACTTCATGAGAAAGATTCCAGCAGATGCGGAAGCCTCCAACGTGCTGGTGGGCGAAGTGGACTTCCTGGAGAAGCCCATCATTGCCTTCGTTCGCCTGTCTCCCGCCGTGCTCCTCTCTGGACTCACCCAGGTGCCCGTGCCCACCAG gttcctcttcctcctgctcGGTCCGTTCGGAAAAGGTCCGAAGTACCACGAGGTGGGGCGTTCCATGGCCACGCTGATGACGGACGAG ATCTTCCACAACGTGGCCTACAAGGCCAAGGATCGCAAAGATCTCCTGGCAGGACTGGATGAGTTCCTGGATCAAGTGACCGTGCTCCCGCCGGGCGAGTGGGACCCCAGCATTCGCATCCAACCGCCCAAGAACATCCCCTCTCAG GAGAAGCGGAAGACTCCCTGTGCCTCGAACGGCTCCGTCCGCACCATCATCAAGGAGGCGGAGCACGACGTTGGCCcagagctccagagaacggGGAG GTTATTTGGAGGTCTGGTCGCGGACGTTAAGAGAAAGGCACCTTTTCTTCTCAGTGACCTGACGGATGGCCTCAGGCTGCAGTGTTTGGCATCCGTCCTCTTCCTCTACTGTGCCTGCATGTCTCCCGTCATCACATTCGGAGGCCTGCTCGGAGAAGCCACCCAAGGAAACATT AGCGCCATTGAATCTCTGTTTGGAGCGTCCCTGACGGGCGTGACCTACTCTGTGTTTGCGGGTCAACCTCTCACCATTCTGGGCAGCACAGGGCCCGTTCTGGTCTTTGAGAAAATCCTCTTCAAGTTCTGCTG TGACTACGGCCTGAGCTACTTGTCCCTGCGGACCAGCATCGGACTCTGGACCGCCCTCCTGTGCCTGCTGCTGGTGGCCACCGACGCCAGCTCCTTAGTCTGTTACATCACGCGCTTCACCGAGGAGGCCTTTGCCGCCCTCATCTGCTTCATCTTCATCTACGAAGCCCTGGAGAAGCTTCTGCACCTGGGGCACATCTACCCGGTCAACACCGCCAACCATCTGGACAACCTGACCTTCTACGC GTGCGAATGTTCTCAACCCGCCAACGCCTCGACCGAAACACATCAGATTTGGAGGAACCGGGGCTACAACTCGTCGGCCAGCATCCCGTGGGAGCAGCTGAGTGTGAAG CGCTGTCAGAGTTTGCGCGGTGAATTCACGGGCTCGGCTTGCGCCCGCGACCGACCCTTCGTCCCCGACGTCCTTTTCTGGTCCGTCATTCTCTTCTTCACAACCTTCTTATTGTCGACATTCCTCAAAGACTTCAAGAACAAGAGATTCTTTCCCACCAAG GTGCGATCCACCATCAGTGACTTTGCCGTCTTCCTGACCATCATGTTAATGGTTCTGATGGATTATCTGGTGGGAATTCCGTCTCCCAAACTCAGTGTCCCGGACCGTTTCCAG CCCACCTCCGATAATCGCGGTTGGCTCATCTCGCCGCTGGGTCCCAACCCCTGGTGGACGCTGCTGGCTGCCGCCATTCCCGCTTTGCTCTGCACCATCCTTATCTTCATGGACCAGCAGATCACCGCTGTCATCGTCAACAGGAAGGAAAACAAGCTGACG AAAGGCTGCGGCTACCATCTGGACCTGCTGGTGGTGTCCCTGATGATAGCCGTGTGCTCCATCATGGGCCTACCGTGGTTCGTGGCGGCCACTGTTCTCTCCATCACGCACGTCAACAGCCTGAAGCTGGAGTCGACCTGCGCCGCCCCGGGCGAGCAGCCCAAATTTCTGGGCGTCCGGGAACAGCGCGTCACCGGCCTGATGATCTTCCTCCTCATGGGCTGCTCGGTCTTCATGACGTCTGTCCTTAAG TTCATCCCGATGCCCGTCCTGTACGGCGTCTTCCTCTACATGGGCGTGTCCTCGCTCAAAGACATTCAG CTCTTTGACCGCATCCAACTGTTCGCCATGGCGGCTAAGCACCAGCCGGACCTGATCTACCTTCGCTACGTTCCGCTGAGGAAGGTCCACGCCTTCACCGCCGTGCAGCTCTCCTGCCTGATCGCCCTGTGGCTCATCAaaacctccgccgccgccgtcgtcttCCCCGTGATG GTTCTGGCGCTGGTGTTCATCCGGAAGCTTCTGGACTTTGGCTTCAGCAAACGAGAGCTGACTTGGCTGGATGACCTCATACCCGAAAGCAAGAAGAAAGACgatgacaagaagaagaagagggggAAGGAA GAGACTGATTTGCAAGGGGCGGTGGACAACTCTGCGTTCGACGATGACGCAATAGTCGTCAAGATCCCTGCGAAAAGTGTGAAACCATG GTCAGACCCGTCTGAGGTGAACATCTCGCGTGAGATGGATAAAAGTGGCTTCTGTAAATCTCGCTCCATGACGGCGGATGCCAGCAAAGCTCTGAAGCCAATCAGCAG GGTGAGCGTGGCGTCTGAAGAGGACCAAAGACTTGCAGACGATGAGACGGCACTATGA
- the LOC133160453 gene encoding sodium bicarbonate cotransporter 3-like isoform X4 — protein sequence MSQDASEQMRPLLTSAEEAVLDRGNTSSTLFTNFEAEELESHRELYVGIHVPLGRRRHRHRGHRHERRRQVRPHEDVCESPSYDTPSQRVQFILGTEDDDEEHVPHQLFTELDELALRNGEVVEWKETARWLKFEEDVEDGGERWSKPYVATLSLHSLFELRSCIMNGAVILDMRANGIEEIADMVIDTMLASGQLEDHVQDKVREAILKRHHHQNEKRLSKRIPLVRSLADIGKKYSDPHLLEHNGLLASPQSAPGNLNAAEGVGGDFNPGSRENSAVDFSKVDMNFMRKIPADAEASNVLVGEVDFLEKPIIAFVRLSPAVLLSGLTQVPVPTRFLFLLLGPFGKGPKYHEVGRSMATLMTDEIFHNVAYKAKDRKDLLAGLDEFLDQVTVLPPGEWDPSIRIQPPKNIPSQEKRKTPCASNGSVRTIIKEAEHDVGPELQRTGRLFGGLVADVKRKAPFLLSDLTDGLRLQCLASVLFLYCACMSPVITFGGLLGEATQGNISAIESLFGASLTGVTYSVFAGQPLTILGSTGPVLVFEKILFKFCCDYGLSYLSLRTSIGLWTALLCLLLVATDASSLVCYITRFTEEAFAALICFIFIYEALEKLLHLGHIYPVNTANHLDNLTFYACECSQPANASTETHQIWRNRGYNSSASIPWEQLSVKRCQSLRGEFTGSACARDRPFVPDVLFWSVILFFTTFLLSTFLKDFKNKRFFPTKVRSTISDFAVFLTIMLMVLMDYLVGIPSPKLSVPDRFQPTSDNRGWLISPLGPNPWWTLLAAAIPALLCTILIFMDQQITAVIVNRKENKLTKGCGYHLDLLVVSLMIAVCSIMGLPWFVAATVLSITHVNSLKLESTCAAPGEQPKFLGVREQRVTGLMIFLLMGCSVFMTSVLKFIPMPVLYGVFLYMGVSSLKDIQLFDRIQLFAMAAKHQPDLIYLRYVPLRKVHAFTAVQLSCLIALWLIKTSAAAVVFPVMVLALVFIRKLLDFGFSKRELTWLDDLIPESKKKDDDKKKKRGKEETDLQGAVDNSAFDDDAIVVKIPAKSVKPWSDPSEVNISREMDKSGFCKSRSMTADASKALKPISRVSVASEEDQRLADDETAL from the exons ATGTCACAAGACGCCAGCGAGCAGATGAGACCGCTGCTAACATCG GCGGAGGAAGCAGTGCTGGACCGAGGGAACACAAGCTCCACCCTTTTCACCAACTTTGAGGCGGAGGAGCTGGAGA GTCACAGGGAGCTGTACGTCGGCATTCACGTCCCTTTGGGCCGACGGCGCCACCGCCACCGGGGACACCGACACGAGCGGCGGAGGCAGGTTCGCCCGCATGAAGATGTTTGCGAGTCGCCTTCTTACG ACACACCGTCACAGCGGGTACAGTTCATCCTAGGCAcggaggacgacgacgaggaaCATGTCCCGCATCAACTCTTCACCGAGCTGGACGAGCTTGCTCTCAGGAACGGAGAAGTCGTGGAGTGGAAGGAGACGGCAAG gTGGTTGAAGTTTGAGGAGGATGTGGAGGACGGCGGCGAGCGTTGGAGTAAACCTTACGTGGCCACCCTGTCCCTGCACAGCCTGTTTGAGTTGCGCTCGTGTATCATGAACGGCGCCGTGATACTCGACATGCGCGCCAACGGGATTGAGGAGATCGCAG ACATGGTGATTGACACCATGCTGGCGTCCGGTCAGCTGGAAGATCACGTCCAAGACAAGGTGAGGGAAGCCATTTTAAAGCGCCACCACCATCAGAACGAGAAGAGGCTGAGCAAGCGCATCCCGCTGGTGCGATCCCTCGCTGACATAGGCAAGAAATATTCGGACCCTCATCTGCTGGAACACAACG GTCTTCTAGCGTCCCCTCAGTCGGCTCCTGGGAACCTGAACGCCGCCGAGGGGGTGGGAGGTGACTTCAACCCCGGTAGTCGTGAAAACAGCGCGGTGGACTTCAGCAAG GTGGACATGAACTTCATGAGAAAGATTCCAGCAGATGCGGAAGCCTCCAACGTGCTGGTGGGCGAAGTGGACTTCCTGGAGAAGCCCATCATTGCCTTCGTTCGCCTGTCTCCCGCCGTGCTCCTCTCTGGACTCACCCAGGTGCCCGTGCCCACCAG gttcctcttcctcctgctcGGTCCGTTCGGAAAAGGTCCGAAGTACCACGAGGTGGGGCGTTCCATGGCCACGCTGATGACGGACGAG ATCTTCCACAACGTGGCCTACAAGGCCAAGGATCGCAAAGATCTCCTGGCAGGACTGGATGAGTTCCTGGATCAAGTGACCGTGCTCCCGCCGGGCGAGTGGGACCCCAGCATTCGCATCCAACCGCCCAAGAACATCCCCTCTCAG GAGAAGCGGAAGACTCCCTGTGCCTCGAACGGCTCCGTCCGCACCATCATCAAGGAGGCGGAGCACGACGTTGGCCcagagctccagagaacggGGAG GTTATTTGGAGGTCTGGTCGCGGACGTTAAGAGAAAGGCACCTTTTCTTCTCAGTGACCTGACGGATGGCCTCAGGCTGCAGTGTTTGGCATCCGTCCTCTTCCTCTACTGTGCCTGCATGTCTCCCGTCATCACATTCGGAGGCCTGCTCGGAGAAGCCACCCAAGGAAACATT AGCGCCATTGAATCTCTGTTTGGAGCGTCCCTGACGGGCGTGACCTACTCTGTGTTTGCGGGTCAACCTCTCACCATTCTGGGCAGCACAGGGCCCGTTCTGGTCTTTGAGAAAATCCTCTTCAAGTTCTGCTG TGACTACGGCCTGAGCTACTTGTCCCTGCGGACCAGCATCGGACTCTGGACCGCCCTCCTGTGCCTGCTGCTGGTGGCCACCGACGCCAGCTCCTTAGTCTGTTACATCACGCGCTTCACCGAGGAGGCCTTTGCCGCCCTCATCTGCTTCATCTTCATCTACGAAGCCCTGGAGAAGCTTCTGCACCTGGGGCACATCTACCCGGTCAACACCGCCAACCATCTGGACAACCTGACCTTCTACGC GTGCGAATGTTCTCAACCCGCCAACGCCTCGACCGAAACACATCAGATTTGGAGGAACCGGGGCTACAACTCGTCGGCCAGCATCCCGTGGGAGCAGCTGAGTGTGAAG CGCTGTCAGAGTTTGCGCGGTGAATTCACGGGCTCGGCTTGCGCCCGCGACCGACCCTTCGTCCCCGACGTCCTTTTCTGGTCCGTCATTCTCTTCTTCACAACCTTCTTATTGTCGACATTCCTCAAAGACTTCAAGAACAAGAGATTCTTTCCCACCAAG GTGCGATCCACCATCAGTGACTTTGCCGTCTTCCTGACCATCATGTTAATGGTTCTGATGGATTATCTGGTGGGAATTCCGTCTCCCAAACTCAGTGTCCCGGACCGTTTCCAG CCCACCTCCGATAATCGCGGTTGGCTCATCTCGCCGCTGGGTCCCAACCCCTGGTGGACGCTGCTGGCTGCCGCCATTCCCGCTTTGCTCTGCACCATCCTTATCTTCATGGACCAGCAGATCACCGCTGTCATCGTCAACAGGAAGGAAAACAAGCTGACG AAAGGCTGCGGCTACCATCTGGACCTGCTGGTGGTGTCCCTGATGATAGCCGTGTGCTCCATCATGGGCCTACCGTGGTTCGTGGCGGCCACTGTTCTCTCCATCACGCACGTCAACAGCCTGAAGCTGGAGTCGACCTGCGCCGCCCCGGGCGAGCAGCCCAAATTTCTGGGCGTCCGGGAACAGCGCGTCACCGGCCTGATGATCTTCCTCCTCATGGGCTGCTCGGTCTTCATGACGTCTGTCCTTAAG TTCATCCCGATGCCCGTCCTGTACGGCGTCTTCCTCTACATGGGCGTGTCCTCGCTCAAAGACATTCAG CTCTTTGACCGCATCCAACTGTTCGCCATGGCGGCTAAGCACCAGCCGGACCTGATCTACCTTCGCTACGTTCCGCTGAGGAAGGTCCACGCCTTCACCGCCGTGCAGCTCTCCTGCCTGATCGCCCTGTGGCTCATCAaaacctccgccgccgccgtcgtcttCCCCGTGATG GTTCTGGCGCTGGTGTTCATCCGGAAGCTTCTGGACTTTGGCTTCAGCAAACGAGAGCTGACTTGGCTGGATGACCTCATACCCGAAAGCAAGAAGAAAGACgatgacaagaagaagaagagggggAAGGAA GAGACTGATTTGCAAGGGGCGGTGGACAACTCTGCGTTCGACGATGACGCAATAGTCGTCAAGATCCCTGCGAAAAGTGTGAAACCATG GTCAGACCCGTCTGAGGTGAACATCTCGCGTGAGATGGATAAAAGTGGCTTCTGTAAATCTCGCTCCATGACGGCGGATGCCAGCAAAGCTCTGAAGCCAATCAGCAG GGTGAGCGTGGCGTCTGAAGAGGACCAAAGACTTGCAGACGATGAGACGGCACTATGA
- the LOC133160453 gene encoding sodium bicarbonate cotransporter 3-like isoform X2, which translates to MSQDASEQMRPLLTSAEEAVLDRGNTSSTLFTNFEAEELESHRELYVGIHVPLGRRRHRHRGHRHERRRQVRPHEDVCESPSYDTPSQRVQFILGTEDDDEEHVPHQLFTELDELALRNGEVVEWKETARWLKFEEDVEDGGERWSKPYVATLSLHSLFELRSCIMNGAVILDMRANGIEEIADMVIDTMLASGQLEDHVQDKVREAILKRHHHQNEKRLSKRIPLVRSLADIGKKYSDPHLLEHNGLLASPQSAPGNLNAAEGVGGDFNPGSRENSAVDFSKVKDLFAAKKDYNDLTRSRAFQVDMNFMRKIPADAEASNVLVGEVDFLEKPIIAFVRLSPAVLLSGLTQVPVPTRFLFLLLGPFGKGPKYHEVGRSMATLMTDEIFHNVAYKAKDRKDLLAGLDEFLDQVTVLPPGEWDPSIRIQPPKNIPSQEKRKTPCASNGSVRTIIKEAEHDVGPELQRTGRLFGGLVADVKRKAPFLLSDLTDGLRLQCLASVLFLYCACMSPVITFGGLLGEATQGNISAIESLFGASLTGVTYSVFAGQPLTILGSTGPVLVFEKILFKFCCDYGLSYLSLRTSIGLWTALLCLLLVATDASSLVCYITRFTEEAFAALICFIFIYEALEKLLHLGHIYPVNTANHLDNLTFYACECSQPANASTETHQIWRNRGYNSSASIPWEQLSVKRCQSLRGEFTGSACARDRPFVPDVLFWSVILFFTTFLLSTFLKDFKNKRFFPTKVRSTISDFAVFLTIMLMVLMDYLVGIPSPKLSVPDRFQPTSDNRGWLISPLGPNPWWTLLAAAIPALLCTILIFMDQQITAVIVNRKENKLTKGCGYHLDLLVVSLMIAVCSIMGLPWFVAATVLSITHVNSLKLESTCAAPGEQPKFLGVREQRVTGLMIFLLMGCSVFMTSVLKFIPMPVLYGVFLYMGVSSLKDIQLFDRIQLFAMAAKHQPDLIYLRYVPLRKVHAFTAVQLSCLIALWLIKTSAAAVVFPVMVLALVFIRKLLDFGFSKRELTWLDDLIPESKKKDDDKKKKRGKEETDLQGAVDNSAFDDDAIVVKIPAKSVKPWSDPSEVNISREMDKSGFCKSRSMTADASKALKPISRVSVASEEDQRLADDETAL; encoded by the exons ATGTCACAAGACGCCAGCGAGCAGATGAGACCGCTGCTAACATCG GCGGAGGAAGCAGTGCTGGACCGAGGGAACACAAGCTCCACCCTTTTCACCAACTTTGAGGCGGAGGAGCTGGAGA GTCACAGGGAGCTGTACGTCGGCATTCACGTCCCTTTGGGCCGACGGCGCCACCGCCACCGGGGACACCGACACGAGCGGCGGAGGCAGGTTCGCCCGCATGAAGATGTTTGCGAGTCGCCTTCTTACG ACACACCGTCACAGCGGGTACAGTTCATCCTAGGCAcggaggacgacgacgaggaaCATGTCCCGCATCAACTCTTCACCGAGCTGGACGAGCTTGCTCTCAGGAACGGAGAAGTCGTGGAGTGGAAGGAGACGGCAAG gTGGTTGAAGTTTGAGGAGGATGTGGAGGACGGCGGCGAGCGTTGGAGTAAACCTTACGTGGCCACCCTGTCCCTGCACAGCCTGTTTGAGTTGCGCTCGTGTATCATGAACGGCGCCGTGATACTCGACATGCGCGCCAACGGGATTGAGGAGATCGCAG ACATGGTGATTGACACCATGCTGGCGTCCGGTCAGCTGGAAGATCACGTCCAAGACAAGGTGAGGGAAGCCATTTTAAAGCGCCACCACCATCAGAACGAGAAGAGGCTGAGCAAGCGCATCCCGCTGGTGCGATCCCTCGCTGACATAGGCAAGAAATATTCGGACCCTCATCTGCTGGAACACAACG GTCTTCTAGCGTCCCCTCAGTCGGCTCCTGGGAACCTGAACGCCGCCGAGGGGGTGGGAGGTGACTTCAACCCCGGTAGTCGTGAAAACAGCGCGGTGGACTTCAGCAAGGTGAAAGACCTCTTTGCAGCAAAAAAGGATTACAATGATCTGACGCGTTCCCGTGCATTTCAGGTGGACATGAACTTCATGAGAAAGATTCCAGCAGATGCGGAAGCCTCCAACGTGCTGGTGGGCGAAGTGGACTTCCTGGAGAAGCCCATCATTGCCTTCGTTCGCCTGTCTCCCGCCGTGCTCCTCTCTGGACTCACCCAGGTGCCCGTGCCCACCAG gttcctcttcctcctgctcGGTCCGTTCGGAAAAGGTCCGAAGTACCACGAGGTGGGGCGTTCCATGGCCACGCTGATGACGGACGAG ATCTTCCACAACGTGGCCTACAAGGCCAAGGATCGCAAAGATCTCCTGGCAGGACTGGATGAGTTCCTGGATCAAGTGACCGTGCTCCCGCCGGGCGAGTGGGACCCCAGCATTCGCATCCAACCGCCCAAGAACATCCCCTCTCAG GAGAAGCGGAAGACTCCCTGTGCCTCGAACGGCTCCGTCCGCACCATCATCAAGGAGGCGGAGCACGACGTTGGCCcagagctccagagaacggGGAG GTTATTTGGAGGTCTGGTCGCGGACGTTAAGAGAAAGGCACCTTTTCTTCTCAGTGACCTGACGGATGGCCTCAGGCTGCAGTGTTTGGCATCCGTCCTCTTCCTCTACTGTGCCTGCATGTCTCCCGTCATCACATTCGGAGGCCTGCTCGGAGAAGCCACCCAAGGAAACATT AGCGCCATTGAATCTCTGTTTGGAGCGTCCCTGACGGGCGTGACCTACTCTGTGTTTGCGGGTCAACCTCTCACCATTCTGGGCAGCACAGGGCCCGTTCTGGTCTTTGAGAAAATCCTCTTCAAGTTCTGCTG TGACTACGGCCTGAGCTACTTGTCCCTGCGGACCAGCATCGGACTCTGGACCGCCCTCCTGTGCCTGCTGCTGGTGGCCACCGACGCCAGCTCCTTAGTCTGTTACATCACGCGCTTCACCGAGGAGGCCTTTGCCGCCCTCATCTGCTTCATCTTCATCTACGAAGCCCTGGAGAAGCTTCTGCACCTGGGGCACATCTACCCGGTCAACACCGCCAACCATCTGGACAACCTGACCTTCTACGC GTGCGAATGTTCTCAACCCGCCAACGCCTCGACCGAAACACATCAGATTTGGAGGAACCGGGGCTACAACTCGTCGGCCAGCATCCCGTGGGAGCAGCTGAGTGTGAAG CGCTGTCAGAGTTTGCGCGGTGAATTCACGGGCTCGGCTTGCGCCCGCGACCGACCCTTCGTCCCCGACGTCCTTTTCTGGTCCGTCATTCTCTTCTTCACAACCTTCTTATTGTCGACATTCCTCAAAGACTTCAAGAACAAGAGATTCTTTCCCACCAAG GTGCGATCCACCATCAGTGACTTTGCCGTCTTCCTGACCATCATGTTAATGGTTCTGATGGATTATCTGGTGGGAATTCCGTCTCCCAAACTCAGTGTCCCGGACCGTTTCCAG CCCACCTCCGATAATCGCGGTTGGCTCATCTCGCCGCTGGGTCCCAACCCCTGGTGGACGCTGCTGGCTGCCGCCATTCCCGCTTTGCTCTGCACCATCCTTATCTTCATGGACCAGCAGATCACCGCTGTCATCGTCAACAGGAAGGAAAACAAGCTGACG AAAGGCTGCGGCTACCATCTGGACCTGCTGGTGGTGTCCCTGATGATAGCCGTGTGCTCCATCATGGGCCTACCGTGGTTCGTGGCGGCCACTGTTCTCTCCATCACGCACGTCAACAGCCTGAAGCTGGAGTCGACCTGCGCCGCCCCGGGCGAGCAGCCCAAATTTCTGGGCGTCCGGGAACAGCGCGTCACCGGCCTGATGATCTTCCTCCTCATGGGCTGCTCGGTCTTCATGACGTCTGTCCTTAAG TTCATCCCGATGCCCGTCCTGTACGGCGTCTTCCTCTACATGGGCGTGTCCTCGCTCAAAGACATTCAG CTCTTTGACCGCATCCAACTGTTCGCCATGGCGGCTAAGCACCAGCCGGACCTGATCTACCTTCGCTACGTTCCGCTGAGGAAGGTCCACGCCTTCACCGCCGTGCAGCTCTCCTGCCTGATCGCCCTGTGGCTCATCAaaacctccgccgccgccgtcgtcttCCCCGTGATG GTTCTGGCGCTGGTGTTCATCCGGAAGCTTCTGGACTTTGGCTTCAGCAAACGAGAGCTGACTTGGCTGGATGACCTCATACCCGAAAGCAAGAAGAAAGACgatgacaagaagaagaagagggggAAGGAA GAGACTGATTTGCAAGGGGCGGTGGACAACTCTGCGTTCGACGATGACGCAATAGTCGTCAAGATCCCTGCGAAAAGTGTGAAACCATG GTCAGACCCGTCTGAGGTGAACATCTCGCGTGAGATGGATAAAAGTGGCTTCTGTAAATCTCGCTCCATGACGGCGGATGCCAGCAAAGCTCTGAAGCCAATCAGCAG GGTGAGCGTGGCGTCTGAAGAGGACCAAAGACTTGCAGACGATGAGACGGCACTATGA